The Chthoniobacterales bacterium sequence TCACCATTTTCCTCCAGGCGCTGAATATCTACGAGGAGTTTCGTCCGCTGCAAAAGGAAATTGAGAAGGTCCAGGCGCGCGCACCGAAGACTACCCCTCGCACCAGCCACAGCCCGGATAATCTGAATCGGAAAAAAAAGATTTTGTTCCAGATTTCCGTTGGCATTTGCGTGATCGCCGCGCCGCTGGCCGTGGGCTGGATTATTTATCACAGCACACAGGTCAGCCATCGGTTGCAAGTCGAGCGGGTGAAGGCCGAGGTGCGGGAGAGGGAATTGGAAGCAGCAGAAAATGAGCGTGTCCTGAAGCTGAATGATCGTCTCGGCGGCGGTGCCGACCCCTCGAAATCGAATCTGGAACTCTATAGCCGCACGATGAACGAGGCCGCTCCCACGCCCAAGCCCACGCCAATCGTGATCAACTCCGGGGCGCGTGATTTTTACAATGAAGGCCGGGCGAAATTCGCCGCTGGCGATCCGGCGGGCGCGATGGAGAGCTACGAACTCGCCATTGTTCTGCAACCCGACTGGCCCGATCTACTCGAAGCGCGCGGCCAGGCGTTGCTGGCGAATAAAAAACCCGAGGACGCCATTTTGGAATTCAGCAAAGCGCTCATTATCGATCCATCGCGCCTGAATTCCTTGCTGGGCCGGGCTGAGGCGCATCTCGCCACGGGCGACAAAACCTCGGCCAAGGCCGACCTTCTGAATGCGCTCAAACTCGACCCTGTTAATGCTGATGCGAAGGCGTTGATCGACAAAAACAATCTCCCCGTCCAGTCCGAGCCGGGGCTTATTCAATAAGCGAAGTTCCGTTACAAATGCCCGGCCTGATGCAACTGCCGGGTGATTGAGGTCTGTCTCTTGAGCAGATCGCCATAAAGCTCCTGAAGCGCGCTGTTTGGCTGGCAACGAGTCGCCGGATTGAGCGCGACGGCCTGCTCGCAAAGGCTGGCCAGGGAAACGCCGCGTCCATTGGTGGTGCCATCGATCCAGACCGCCTGCACCGCCGCGCCGAGCGCCGCGCCCTCGGCTGTAGCCAGGCAAACGACTGGAACTCCAAAAACGTCCGCCGCCAGTTGCCGCCAGACGGCGCTCTTGCTTCCGCCGCCGGTGAGTCGAATCTCAGTCGCCTGTACGCCTAGCTGCGCCAGCCGTTGCAGGCCATAGGCGAGCCCGAGTGTGACGCCTTCCATCGTGGCGCGGGCGATGTTTTGCGGGTTCATATTTTTCGTGGTCAGGCCGTGCAGCACACCGGTTCCATTGGGCAGATTCGGGGTCCGCTCGCCATTCAGGTAAGGGAGAAATAGCAGCCCACCCGCTCCGGGCGCGGCCTCAGCGATGGCGGAGTTTAGCGTGGCGTGATCCCAGTTAAAGAGTTGCCGGACCTGCTCGGTGGCGACGGTCACATTCATCGTGCAAATCAGCGGCAGCCAATGATCTGTGCTGTCGCAGAAAGCGGCCACATCGCCTTCGAGGTCGATGATCGGTTTGTCGGCGCAGGCGTAGAGCGTGCCCGAAGTTCCAAAACTGGCGGTAACGACTCCGGGCCGAATGTTGCCCGTGCCGATGGCACCCATCATGTTGTCGCCGCCGCCGGAGGAAACGACCACGTTGGCCGAGAGTCCCCAGCGCTGGCGCAATTCCTCGCGCAGCAGCCCGGCTGGACTTTGGGACGATTGCAGCTTGGGGAGTTTGTCCACCAGATCGGGGTCAATAAAATCGATCAGTTTCCCGCACCATTCGCGCGTCCGCACATCGAGCAAACCTGTGCCCGAGGCGTCGCCGTATTCCATGGTTTTGTCGCCGGTCAGCCAGTAATTCAGGTAATCATGCGGGAGCAAAACGGAGTCGATCGCGGCAAAATGTTTTGGCTCATTTTCCTTCAGCCAGAGTAGTTTGGGCGCAGTGAAGCCGGGTGAAATGACGTTGCCCGCGAGTTTGATAATATTCCGCTGACTTCCAAATTCCTGCGCAAATGCCTCGCACTGGGACGCGGTCGAGGTGTCGCACCAGAGCTTGGCCGGGCGGATGACGTTTCCATTTCGATCAAGCACCACCAGCCCGTGCTGCTGGCCGCTGATACCAATGCCGCGCACGGCGTCGCGTCGGCTGCCGAGCTTGTCGAGACAGTCTGCGATGGTCGTTTCTGTGGCGGTGAGCCAATCCTCGGGATGTTGCTCAAGGTGACCCGGCGGCAGTCCAGCGATAAGACTGTAACCCGACTGAGCCGAGGCAACGATCTCCCAGGTTTCCGTGTCGAGGACGATGCATTTGGTGCTTTGGGTGCCGCTGTCGATGCCGAGATAGAGCATGGGAATGAGTGGGTAAAAAGGTCGGTTGGGTGGGTTTGGGCTTTACGCGCCGCGTATAGGGAGTATGAAGGATGAGTCGCTTTTTCCACTACGAAAAGTGCGAAACTTGGATTTCCCCTCAATTATGCTGACACGCCTGCTTCACACTCGTTATCGCGTCCAGGATTTGGAAAAAACCGTCCATTTCTACAAGGCAGTGCTCGGGCTTGAGGAAACGCGGCGACATACATCCGGACGTGGCTCGCAACTGGTGTTTTTCAAGGCTCCTGGCAGCGCGGAGGAGATCGAAATTTGTAAATTCGACGAGAGCGGACCCGTCGTAGTGGGTCCAGATCTCACCCATCTCGCCTTCGAAGTGGAGGACATGGATGCCTTCGCCAAAGAAGTCGCAGCGAAGGGTTATCCGCTGAGTGATGGTCCGCACACTTCGTCGAACGGCAGTAAAATCGCCTTCATCGACGCTCCCGAAGGTTACGAAATCGAGCTGATCCAAAGCGCCCGCTAATTTCCCCTCTGACTCATGGATTTTGACTGGCTTGATGCCCCTTTTGATCTGAAAAAGGTCACTCCGAAAGAGATTGAGGAGTCGTTTGAAGATCCTTTCAGCCTGCGATTTCTGCCGGAGTCGGTCGGCCTGACTAGCGAGGCGCGCTATTTCTGCCTCGGAAAATCCATTGGAGGACGCTGCATTTTCAGCGTGTTCTGGACCGACGGGAAACGTTATCGGGTGATCTCCTCGCGCGAGATGGCTCCCGAGGAGCAAAGTTATTACGACCGGAAAAACGCGGAGTTTGCCCTATGAAAAGCATTGCCCATTGGTCTGAAGTGCCAGTTTTTAACTCCGAGGAAGACGAGGCAGCTTTCTGGCAGGAGACGCGCATTGAGCAGCATCTGCTCCAGGCGTCGCTCCAGAAAACAGAGATGCGCGACTCCACCACGATCACGTTGCGCTTCGACCCGCGGATGCTCGCCCGCATCAAACGCCTGGCGCGCTCCCGTTACCTCAATTACCAAAGCATGATCAAGCAGTGGCTCAGCGAGCGTCTGGAGAAAGAAATCTAACTCGACTCGGCGGCTGCCGGTTTAATGGGAAATCACATCCGGGTGCTGGATCTTCGGGGCGATTTTTCCGATGAATTTCTCGAGCTCGGCTGAGGTTTGCGCCTCGGTTTTCGCTCCCGGGCGGCTCTGGTCGGGCACCATGCCACTGACGATTACGTAGGCCCAGCGGTGATTCACGTTGTGAAAAACGCGATCCCAACTGGTGAGCAAAACGCGTTCGCGATGTTCCGGCGTTGTCTTGTCTTTGCCGACAAACCAATAATAAAAATCGCTGGTGATCTTGCGTTGGTCGCCCTCGGCCACCTCGACAACCCGAGTGAGGGTGAGTTTCATTACATTCTGCGTCTGGCCATTCTCCAGACGAACGGGCACTTTTTGAGCCGCGCCAATCGTCCAGCCCTGACCCGGCAGACAGGTTTCTGGACGGTGAATGCTGCGTTTCTCGCCGCCGCTGAGCACGATCTGACAGGTGACGTATTCACCGTGCAGGGAAGAGTAAAGTTTTTTGGTAATTTGCGTGTCGCCCGGCAGCATAACCTTTTCGGAGAGCGACGCCTCCTGGTCCTGACCCATGAATTGATCGAGAAAAATCGGCAGATTCATGTTCACGCCAGCCTCGGTGACGCTGTTGACATTCGGTGTCAAATAACAAAGAACCAGCGTTCCAAAGCCGATCACGAGAAGAACAACGGAACGCCAGACGCTGATCTGCAAACCGGTGACGAAGCTGGAAGGTTCGGCGGTGGCGGTGTTCATGCCTTGCCCTCCAATGCTGCCGCGGAGGGAAGAACCGGACTCGCCTTATGCCAGTTCCGATCGAGCAGACCAGCCAGCAACACCATGCCGCCCAAGGCGACGATATAAACGAAATAGCCCGCTCCCGTATGAAACCACGTCGGATGATCCAGCGTGCCGATGGCAAATTCGGAGCCAAAGCCCAATGTGCCAAAAGTGAGCAGCAGAATGCGGACGAAATTTCCCGCGATGGCCAGCGGGAACGCCATCAGGAAGAGGATCATTTTTTGCCACGTCTTCGGCAGCGTCAGGTAGCCGTAGAGCGACGTGATCATGGTTAGCGCAAAGAGCGAGCGAATGCCCGAGCATGGATCGGCGATGTCCACTTGAAACCGCTGGCCCACCGTCAGATGCCGCACGTAATCCGGCGCGGAAACGAGTGCGGTTCCACTCAGGAGCGTCGGTTCCCCGATCAGGTTCAGGAAATGATAGCAGAGGGCAGACATTTTCATCCGAAGCGGAAACGCGATTTCCGCATCGAGGAAAATGAACGGCCAGGCAAACGCCAGAAAAGCCCACGGGAAGAGCAGCGTTTTGAAAAATCGCCAGCCAAGGAAGAAAATCAGCACGCCGCCGATGAAAATTTGCACGCTGACGAAGCCAAAATATTGGACGCTGGTTTTATACCCGATCCAGTAGAGCAGCATGGAAAAAACAATAGGAACGAGGCCCCAGTTGCTGCCGCGCACGAGGATTTTTGCCAGTGCGACGCGTTTCCACCAAACCAGAGTTGCCGCGATGGGAAAAACCAGAAGGCAATGCCCCCAGCTTCCGTAATCTGTCGAGAGCGCATAAAAAATGGCGTAGAGACTGCCCAGTTTGTCGCCATAGCCGCTGGCATACGGGAACACAAAGAAGAGCGCCACAAAGATGGCCAGCGTGGCCAGCACAGGCAAAATCCATGGGAGCCGGGGTGATTTAGGGGCGGAATTCATGCAAATAAACTGCGTGGCATTAATCCCACAGCCCGCACAGTTAGGCAAGAACCGGGCGCTGACTGGGGTAATTGAGGTCGAGGAACTGGCTCAATCCATCGCGCCAGTCTATCGGCTGAAACCCCAATTCTTCAGCCAGTTTTGAGACATCCAGCACGGAATAAAGCGGACGCGAGCCGCTCAAAACGCTCATTTTTTCCAACGGGATTTCCACAAGATTCTGGCACTGCGGAGCCAGACGGCGCTCTTTTAGCTGCCGCAGACATTCGTGGGCAAAGCCTTCCCAACTCGCCTCGCCGGAATGCACAAGGTTGAATAATCCCGAGCTGCCGTTGCTCACAAGCTGGCGAATGATCTGCGCGGCATAACCGACGTGCAGACAGGAGCCGCGTTTCCCCGAGGCGACTTCCAATGTACTGTGGTGCATCAAAAGATCGGGCAAGAGGCTCAAAAAAGTCCTTCCACCGTCGCCAAATAACCAGGCCACCCGCAGCAAAAGATGGCCCGGATACGAGCGGAACGCCGCTTCCACGGCGGCTTTATGGATGCCGTAAACGGACAGCGGGTGGGGCGTATCTTCTTCACGGTAAGGAGTTTCCGTCTGCCCATCGAAGATATAATCCGTGCTAAAATGGACGAGCCGGATGCCGCGCTCCGCAGTCAGTGCCGCCAGCCGGATGGGGGCATCGCGATTGACCTGCGCGGATTGCTTAGGATGATCCTCGCACTGCTGAAAATGGCAAAGCGCAGCGCAGTTGATGACGACTTTGGGCCGAATCTTGTCCAGAACGGCGATGATGGTTTTTTCATCGGTGACATCAAGATCCTGGTGCGAGAAGGCGACGACGGGCTGGTCTGAGCAAGAATATTCCCGAACGACATGACGCCCCAAGAGGCCGCCGCTGCCTAAAATGAGGATGAGGGAAGGCGACATGGCAGATACTTAGCCCAAGGCTGCATCGCTGGGAAGACTTTGAGCCACTTGTTCGACGCTCACGGCTTCCAGGCAAATAGGGGAGGAATGCACGCAGCGATCGATGCACGGACGGTAGGAGCAGACATCGCAAGCGATCACGCGCGCGGCGTTTTCATAAGGCGCAAACCAGCTGGGATTGGCGGATCCAAAGATGGTCCAGACCGGTTTTCCCAAGGAGGCAGCCAGGTGGGACACGAGGGAATCGTTGCAAAGAACGGCGTCCGCAGCCTGAACGAGAGAGAGCAATTCGTCGAAATCGTGCGCCCGTAACGAGAGATGATCAGGGTTGTCAGAAATCAGGGCATGACTATCCGGCGGCTCAATAAGAATGGAAGTCCGCTCTCTAAAAGTGGTGTTTAGGAGATGTTGAAAACGGTCGAGCGGCCATCTTTTGGTGGCTAGGCGACCGCCAGGATGAATTAGCCAGAGTTTCCGGTTGGGATTGCGAAATGCGCTGGCTTTTACATGTGGCGTTACTTGGAACCAAGGCGTTGTCGGATTCCATTGGAGACCGGCGGCCACGGTGAGTTGTTGCCAATCCTTGAGGTGCGATTGCTGATAGTCGGCCCGCTGTAAAGGATGGGTGAGTGGCGCAAAATATCCCAAAAACTGGCCCAGTTTCATACGCCGCCGCCGCCACGGACGTTCGTGGGCGTAGAAGTTTTGCTGATTTACCGGAAAGCTGAATGTCTGCGTTGCTCCTGCCTGCCTCATGAGTGCATGAACGCGCGAATCTGCCCACACGCAATAAGCTTGAGCGGGCTTCAACTCGTGGAGGGTTTTTCGAAGGGCAATGAGCCGTCGTAGGCTGACGAGTTTCGCGATTCCCTTCAGCTCCCACCACGGCTCCCACGGGTGGATCTGATTGAGGGGGAGGAATTTACGAAAAATATCCACGGAGCCGTTCCGGCAAATTACATGCAACTCCCGTGTGTTTTCCCGACGCATCGCGCGCACAAATGGAACGCTCAAAACCGCGTCGCCAAGGTGATGCAACTCAAATAGAAGCACGGAAATCATCGCAGCCAAGTGAAGCGTTGCCTCCACATCGTCGTTGGGTGAGGAACTGAAAATGCGGTTCGTTTTTCAGGACTGTCTTTTGTGTAAATCGAATATTCGAAAGGTTGTTGCTGATAAATTCCGCCCAGCCAGCGGCGCAGACGATGATGGACAGCGATAAGCGGCACGGAGGCGCGCTCCCAAAGCGGAGCCTGATCGCGCAGGCGGTTTCGCTCGCCATTACTGGCGGCAGTCCCCCCAAGATTGCTGCCGGTATCGACAAAGACTGAGGCGAAATCGGGAATCGCGGCCATTTTCACGCCTTTCCGGAGACAGCGCAAAATCCATTCGGCATCGCCGACCGCCTTCCATGCAGGATCAAAATACAAGCCGTGCTCGTCCAACAGTCGCCGTCGAAAAAAGGTCGAGCAGGTAAAAGTGCTAAGATGGCAGACGCGGGTGTGCGCGGGTAGCGGCGGCAGTACTTTTCGGCTGCAAAGGTAGCGCCCGTGGTCATCCACGACGATGAGACCGGCGAAAAGCATGTCGATGTCCAGGTTTTTGGCGAAAAAATCGGACACTTTAGCCAATGTGCCGGGCAGATATTGTTCGTCGCAGTTGAGATAGGAAACGATCTCGCCCGTGGTTCGGCGCAACCCGCGATTGATGGCGTCATACATGCCGTTGTCCTTTTCGATAAACGCCGTGAGATGAGGCTGGCAGGCCAGCATTTCTGCGGTTCCATCGCTTGAGCAGGCATCCTGGATAACGTGCTCGATCTGTAGTTCCGACGTTTGCTGATCGGCCACAGAACGAATAGCGAGTTGCAGCCATTCGACTTGCTGAAAACTAGGTGTGACTACTGAGAAAGTCGTCATAGCGTCACTGTTCTTTCATTCAGCCCGGCAAATAACTGGACATACTGTTCCGCCACACGATCCCAGCTGTAAATGTCTCTTGCTCGCTGCAAGGCACTCTCCCGCAGTTGTTTACAACGTATTTCATCACCTGCCAGGATGGTGATTTTCTCTGCCAACGTGTTTTCCGCAGTGTCGCCAAAGGCAAATGCCTCCCCGGAATCGCCGATCACTTCGCGAGTTGCAGGAGATTCTCGGAACAAGATCGCATTGCCGAAACCCATTTGGTCTAAAAGGACGAGACGGGTGGCCTCAATGGCGGCTGGAAGGACGAAAAACCGGCAGTTTTGGCTCAAGGCCCGGTATCCCTCACCGAAGACGGCGCCGGTAAAAATCATCGTCTCAGTCGCCAGACTTTGAAGCTGCGCATAATACTCAGACTCGTATCCGTGCGAGCCCACGATGACCAGCGGTAGCAGAACCCCGGAACGCGCATAGGCTCGCATCAGCAGGTCAGCGTCGTTTTCGGGCGATAAACGCGATACAAACAAGATGTAATTCCGTGGCTGCAATCCCCATTTTTCCAGCTCAGTCAGCGGCGCCGGGGGAACATCGACATTGGCTCCGTAGGCAATGTATTGCGGCTGGTAGATATACTGTTTTCGGTAATGTTCGACGACCGTCAGATTGTCGGCAATCACGCGGTCGCAGAGTTGCATGGCCCAGCGTTCACTTTCTTGCAGCCACCAGCGGGCGAACCCGCTCCATTTGGGACGCTTGTAATCAATGCCATCGACGTTGATGACCAATTTTCGACCGCCTAGCCGCAGCAAACCAGCCAGACAGGAATTTCCCACCCCGCAGAGGTAAACAACGTCGTAATCGCAGGTCATGGCGTGCAGCGACGATAGCAAAGTGTGGAGGATCGTTTCCGTGCTGCGAATTCGGATCGTCGGAATGTAAATCAGGCGCATTCCGCGATGTTCGCGAGGCTTTTCCGGGTAGTAATTCGAGCGATTGTAAACGGAAACATTGTAGCCGCGTTCGACCAGTCGGCCGCCCAATTCATCGACGACTGTTTCAAACCCCGCATAACGTGCAGGCACGCCGCGGGAACCGAGAAACGCGATTTTTTTACCCGGTGCAGATTCCCTAACCGGACGGAGCGTATCCTGAATTAAGTATCTCAGGAACAACGAGTTGTACTTAAAATAGCGCGGCCAAAGACGGGTGGGTTCCTGATACAGACGGTAGGCCCAAGTGAGGCCGTTATTTTGCATCCAGTCCGGCGCATACGGGCGTCTCCCGGCCAGGAGTTCGAAGGCATCACCCACGGCAAAAAAGGTTCCTCGACTGAAGTGCGTTTGCTGCTCGATGATCCAGCGTTCCTGCCTTTCTCCACCGAGCGCGACCCAGATGAAGTCGGCGCC is a genomic window containing:
- the xylB gene encoding xylulokinase, which codes for MLYLGIDSGTQSTKCIVLDTETWEIVASAQSGYSLIAGLPPGHLEQHPEDWLTATETTIADCLDKLGSRRDAVRGIGISGQQHGLVVLDRNGNVIRPAKLWCDTSTASQCEAFAQEFGSQRNIIKLAGNVISPGFTAPKLLWLKENEPKHFAAIDSVLLPHDYLNYWLTGDKTMEYGDASGTGLLDVRTREWCGKLIDFIDPDLVDKLPKLQSSQSPAGLLREELRQRWGLSANVVVSSGGGDNMMGAIGTGNIRPGVVTASFGTSGTLYACADKPIIDLEGDVAAFCDSTDHWLPLICTMNVTVATEQVRQLFNWDHATLNSAIAEAAPGAGGLLFLPYLNGERTPNLPNGTGVLHGLTTKNMNPQNIARATMEGVTLGLAYGLQRLAQLGVQATEIRLTGGGSKSAVWRQLAADVFGVPVVCLATAEGAALGAAVQAVWIDGTTNGRGVSLASLCEQAVALNPATRCQPNSALQELYGDLLKRQTSITRQLHQAGHL
- a CDS encoding VOC family protein, which translates into the protein MLTRLLHTRYRVQDLEKTVHFYKAVLGLEETRRHTSGRGSQLVFFKAPGSAEEIEICKFDESGPVVVGPDLTHLAFEVEDMDAFAKEVAAKGYPLSDGPHTSSNGSKIAFIDAPEGYEIELIQSAR
- a CDS encoding BrnT family toxin, translating into MDFDWLDAPFDLKKVTPKEIEESFEDPFSLRFLPESVGLTSEARYFCLGKSIGGRCIFSVFWTDGKRYRVISSREMAPEEQSYYDRKNAEFAL
- a CDS encoding CopG family antitoxin codes for the protein MKSIAHWSEVPVFNSEEDEAAFWQETRIEQHLLQASLQKTEMRDSTTITLRFDPRMLARIKRLARSRYLNYQSMIKQWLSERLEKEI
- a CDS encoding exosortase-associated EpsI family protein; its protein translation is MNTATAEPSSFVTGLQISVWRSVVLLVIGFGTLVLCYLTPNVNSVTEAGVNMNLPIFLDQFMGQDQEASLSEKVMLPGDTQITKKLYSSLHGEYVTCQIVLSGGEKRSIHRPETCLPGQGWTIGAAQKVPVRLENGQTQNVMKLTLTRVVEVAEGDQRKITSDFYYWFVGKDKTTPEHRERVLLTSWDRVFHNVNHRWAYVIVSGMVPDQSRPGAKTEAQTSAELEKFIGKIAPKIQHPDVISH
- a CDS encoding exosortase/archaeosortase family protein encodes the protein MNSAPKSPRLPWILPVLATLAIFVALFFVFPYASGYGDKLGSLYAIFYALSTDYGSWGHCLLVFPIAATLVWWKRVALAKILVRGSNWGLVPIVFSMLLYWIGYKTSVQYFGFVSVQIFIGGVLIFFLGWRFFKTLLFPWAFLAFAWPFIFLDAEIAFPLRMKMSALCYHFLNLIGEPTLLSGTALVSAPDYVRHLTVGQRFQVDIADPCSGIRSLFALTMITSLYGYLTLPKTWQKMILFLMAFPLAIAGNFVRILLLTFGTLGFGSEFAIGTLDHPTWFHTGAGYFVYIVALGGMVLLAGLLDRNWHKASPVLPSAAALEGKA
- a CDS encoding NAD(P)-dependent oxidoreductase yields the protein MSPSLILILGSGGLLGRHVVREYSCSDQPVVAFSHQDLDVTDEKTIIAVLDKIRPKVVINCAALCHFQQCEDHPKQSAQVNRDAPIRLAALTAERGIRLVHFSTDYIFDGQTETPYREEDTPHPLSVYGIHKAAVEAAFRSYPGHLLLRVAWLFGDGGRTFLSLLPDLLMHHSTLEVASGKRGSCLHVGYAAQIIRQLVSNGSSGLFNLVHSGEASWEGFAHECLRQLKERRLAPQCQNLVEIPLEKMSVLSGSRPLYSVLDVSKLAEELGFQPIDWRDGLSQFLDLNYPSQRPVLA
- a CDS encoding glycosyltransferase family 9 protein, giving the protein MDIFRKFLPLNQIHPWEPWWELKGIAKLVSLRRLIALRKTLHELKPAQAYCVWADSRVHALMRQAGATQTFSFPVNQQNFYAHERPWRRRRMKLGQFLGYFAPLTHPLQRADYQQSHLKDWQQLTVAAGLQWNPTTPWFQVTPHVKASAFRNPNRKLWLIHPGGRLATKRWPLDRFQHLLNTTFRERTSILIEPPDSHALISDNPDHLSLRAHDFDELLSLVQAADAVLCNDSLVSHLAASLGKPVWTIFGSANPSWFAPYENAARVIACDVCSYRPCIDRCVHSSPICLEAVSVEQVAQSLPSDAALG
- a CDS encoding glycosyltransferase family 2 protein; translation: MTTFSVVTPSFQQVEWLQLAIRSVADQQTSELQIEHVIQDACSSDGTAEMLACQPHLTAFIEKDNGMYDAINRGLRRTTGEIVSYLNCDEQYLPGTLAKVSDFFAKNLDIDMLFAGLIVVDDHGRYLCSRKVLPPLPAHTRVCHLSTFTCSTFFRRRLLDEHGLYFDPAWKAVGDAEWILRCLRKGVKMAAIPDFASVFVDTGSNLGGTAASNGERNRLRDQAPLWERASVPLIAVHHRLRRWLGGIYQQQPFEYSIYTKDSPEKRTAFSVPHPTTMWRQRFTWLR
- a CDS encoding WecB/TagA/CpsF family glycosyltransferase, translating into MLKTVPVLGVPVACVDYQTGLDEALRLAQLNRPSAVSACNTHLIAAARKDTTFNAIMQSFDLVLPDGMPVVWMMNREGAGLKDRVYGPYFMRYALENAPPSLRHFFFGSTESCLAELVEAAKKIRPNIVIAGAFSPPFRTWTEEDHGEHARLIAESGADFIWVALGGERQERWIIEQQTHFSRGTFFAVGDAFELLAGRRPYAPDWMQNNGLTWAYRLYQEPTRLWPRYFKYNSLFLRYLIQDTLRPVRESAPGKKIAFLGSRGVPARYAGFETVVDELGGRLVERGYNVSVYNRSNYYPEKPREHRGMRLIYIPTIRIRSTETILHTLLSSLHAMTCDYDVVYLCGVGNSCLAGLLRLGGRKLVINVDGIDYKRPKWSGFARWWLQESERWAMQLCDRVIADNLTVVEHYRKQYIYQPQYIAYGANVDVPPAPLTELEKWGLQPRNYILFVSRLSPENDADLLMRAYARSGVLLPLVIVGSHGYESEYYAQLQSLATETMIFTGAVFGEGYRALSQNCRFFVLPAAIEATRLVLLDQMGFGNAILFRESPATREVIGDSGEAFAFGDTAENTLAEKITILAGDEIRCKQLRESALQRARDIYSWDRVAEQYVQLFAGLNERTVTL